One genomic segment of uncultured Tolumonas sp. includes these proteins:
- the pdhR gene encoding pyruvate dehydrogenase complex transcriptional repressor PdhR: protein MTEYKPATPKLSDSIVAELEQMIVDGTLQPGQKLLPERELAVQFGVSRPSLREAIQRLEAKGLLYRRQGGGTYVKSELNRGLSDPFFELLAHHPGSQFDLLEFRHVLEGVAAYYAALRGDENDFAQMRAIQSDIEAAQTGGNVAAEAKAVSAFYLAMTEASHNVVLLHLMRAIRELLERNILGNLEVLNQRPGVVNRIRRHRSELIAAILAGHPEQARDACHEHLAFIEDTLLDIQREDERAQRPSRQIHQG from the coding sequence ATGACTGAATACAAACCAGCCACGCCGAAACTCTCCGACAGCATTGTTGCCGAACTGGAACAGATGATTGTCGATGGCACCTTGCAACCGGGGCAGAAACTGTTGCCGGAACGCGAATTAGCGGTGCAATTCGGTGTGTCGCGTCCTTCTTTACGTGAAGCAATCCAGCGCTTAGAAGCCAAAGGATTGCTCTATCGCCGGCAGGGTGGTGGTACGTATGTCAAAAGTGAACTGAACCGTGGCTTGTCTGACCCATTCTTCGAATTATTAGCCCATCATCCCGGTTCCCAATTTGATCTGCTTGAGTTTCGCCATGTACTGGAAGGCGTTGCCGCCTATTACGCCGCGCTCCGTGGTGACGAAAACGATTTTGCTCAAATGCGTGCGATACAAAGCGATATTGAAGCCGCTCAGACCGGCGGTAACGTTGCCGCTGAAGCCAAAGCTGTCTCCGCTTTTTATCTCGCCATGACCGAAGCGTCGCACAACGTAGTGCTGTTGCACCTGATGCGCGCCATCCGGGAGTTACTGGAACGTAACATTCTCGGAAATCTGGAAGTACTGAATCAGCGTCCGGGGGTGGTTAACCGGATCCGCCGTCATCGATCAGAATTGATCGCGGCGATTTTGGCGGGCCACCCAGAACAGGCCAGAGATGCTTGCCATGAGCATCTGGCTTTTATCGAGGATACCCTGCTGGATATACAGCGAGAAGATGAGCGTGCACAACGCCCCTCGCGGCAGATCCATCAGGGATAG
- a CDS encoding glycerate kinase, with protein sequence MKIVIAPDSYKESLSAMEVANAIEAGFREIYPNAEYVKMPVADGGEGTVDAMVAATGGHKISVSVTGPTGKPVMAELGLIHQHTAVIEMAAASGLERISVAERNPLITTTYGTGEMIRAALDLGVKQFIIGIGGSATNDGGAGMLQALGYRLLDQHGRDIPRGGAGLSDLATIHISSADPRLQDCQFKVACDVTNPLTGPMGAAQVFGPQKGADAAMVALLDENMKHYARIVAQELGTDVEFVPGAGAAGGMGAALLAFMNAELHSGIDIVLAALGLESIIADADLVITGEGRLDSQTINGKVPVGVARLAKRHGKPVIAIAGSLSSDVAIVYEHGIDSAFSAVNRVCTLHEAFDFAASNIELTARNIAALLQIGHSLNR encoded by the coding sequence ATGAAGATTGTTATTGCCCCTGATTCGTACAAAGAAAGTCTGAGCGCTATGGAAGTGGCTAATGCCATAGAAGCCGGATTTCGCGAAATTTACCCTAATGCTGAGTATGTAAAAATGCCCGTGGCAGATGGGGGGGAAGGGACGGTTGATGCGATGGTGGCGGCAACGGGTGGCCACAAAATTAGCGTAAGCGTAACTGGTCCGACCGGTAAGCCGGTGATGGCAGAACTGGGGCTGATACATCAACACACGGCAGTCATTGAAATGGCTGCAGCCAGTGGTTTGGAACGTATTTCTGTTGCCGAACGTAATCCGTTAATCACAACCACCTATGGTACGGGCGAGATGATCCGGGCTGCGCTCGACTTGGGGGTGAAGCAATTTATTATTGGTATTGGCGGTAGTGCGACCAATGACGGCGGGGCGGGTATGTTGCAAGCGCTGGGTTATCGCTTGTTGGATCAGCATGGCCGCGACATTCCCCGCGGTGGTGCGGGTTTATCCGATTTGGCGACAATTCATATCTCATCGGCTGATCCACGGTTGCAAGATTGCCAGTTTAAAGTTGCCTGCGATGTTACGAACCCACTGACTGGGCCGATGGGCGCGGCGCAAGTCTTTGGCCCACAGAAAGGCGCTGATGCAGCTATGGTGGCTTTGCTCGATGAAAACATGAAGCACTATGCCCGTATCGTGGCACAAGAATTAGGTACTGATGTGGAATTTGTACCGGGTGCCGGAGCAGCCGGTGGCATGGGCGCTGCGTTACTGGCATTTATGAACGCCGAGTTACATTCCGGTATTGATATTGTATTGGCGGCGTTAGGTCTTGAATCGATTATTGCAGATGCAGATCTGGTAATTACCGGAGAAGGGCGGTTAGACAGTCAGACCATTAATGGCAAAGTCCCTGTTGGGGTGGCACGGCTAGCAAAACGCCATGGTAAACCGGTCATCGCGATCGCCGGTAGCTTAAGCTCGGATGTTGCAATAGTGTATGAACACGGTATAGATAGTGCCTTCAGTGCGGTAAACCGAGTTTGTACATTGCATGAAGCTTTTGATTTTGCAGCCAGTAATATCGAATTAACTGCGCGCAATATTGCCGCTCTCTTACAGATAGGCCACTCGTTAAATCGCTAG
- the ampD gene encoding 1,6-anhydro-N-acetylmuramyl-L-alanine amidase AmpD encodes MLNKNWSINHQGWLAEARHCPSPFFNQRPQGEPVSLLVVHGISLPPGQFGGPHIDELFTGKLGPQAHPYFAEIAHLEVSAHCLIRRDGEVVQYVSFLDRAWHAGRSQFAGRENCNDFSIGIELEGTDDSGYSEAQYQQLAAVTRVIQQTYPAVTAERITGHSDIAPGRKTDPGSAFDWALYRNLMK; translated from the coding sequence GTGTTGAATAAAAATTGGTCGATTAATCATCAGGGCTGGCTTGCGGAAGCGCGACATTGCCCATCACCGTTTTTTAATCAACGCCCGCAAGGCGAGCCGGTTTCATTGCTGGTAGTGCATGGCATCAGTTTACCGCCAGGGCAATTCGGCGGGCCGCATATTGATGAATTGTTTACCGGAAAATTAGGTCCACAGGCGCACCCGTATTTTGCCGAAATCGCGCATCTGGAAGTGTCGGCACATTGTTTGATCCGCCGAGATGGGGAGGTGGTGCAGTACGTGAGTTTTCTCGATCGCGCCTGGCATGCCGGACGTTCGCAATTTGCTGGTCGTGAGAACTGCAATGATTTTTCCATTGGCATCGAGCTGGAAGGTACTGATGACAGCGGCTATAGCGAAGCGCAATATCAACAACTGGCCGCGGTAACACGTGTGATCCAACAAACTTATCCGGCAGTGACAGCGGAGCGGATCACCGGGCATTCAGATATCGCGCCGGGCAGAAAAACTGACCCTGGCAGTGCATTTGACTGGGCGTTGTATCGCAATTTAATGAAGTAA
- the nadC gene encoding carboxylating nicotinate-nucleotide diphosphorylase: MLQNDIQRTVRAALEEDLGGVLDAHADITAQLIPADKQAEAYVITREKGVFCGKAWAEAVFEQLGGHVRIEWKVQDGDQVEPNQELVRLYGPARILLTGERSMLNFIQTLSGVASNVALYVAEIAGTQCKLLDTRKTIPGLRTALKYAVTCGGGTNHRMGLFDAYLIKENHIMACGGIAQAITTARTLNPGKRVEVEVESLDELQQALDANADIIMLDNFTVPMMCEGVALNAGKAKLEVSGNVTLQTIATYAQTGVDYISVGALTKHTHAMDLSMRFV, encoded by the coding sequence ATGTTGCAAAATGATATCCAGCGCACTGTGCGTGCCGCATTAGAAGAAGATTTGGGTGGCGTACTTGATGCGCATGCCGATATTACCGCACAACTTATTCCAGCTGACAAACAAGCTGAAGCCTATGTGATCACCCGTGAAAAGGGTGTGTTCTGTGGCAAAGCCTGGGCAGAAGCGGTATTCGAACAACTCGGCGGCCATGTCCGCATCGAGTGGAAAGTACAAGACGGTGATCAGGTTGAGCCTAATCAGGAACTGGTTCGTTTGTATGGCCCCGCGCGCATTCTCTTAACTGGTGAGCGCAGCATGTTGAATTTTATTCAAACCCTGTCGGGTGTTGCCAGCAATGTCGCCCTGTATGTCGCCGAGATTGCGGGCACACAATGTAAGCTGCTGGATACCCGTAAAACGATTCCCGGCCTGCGTACCGCGCTGAAATATGCGGTTACCTGCGGTGGCGGTACTAATCATCGCATGGGGTTGTTTGATGCCTACCTGATCAAAGAAAACCATATCATGGCCTGTGGTGGCATCGCGCAAGCGATCACCACAGCACGCACGCTGAACCCAGGCAAACGCGTGGAAGTGGAAGTCGAAAGTCTGGATGAATTGCAGCAGGCACTGGATGCCAATGCCGACATCATCATGCTGGATAACTTCACTGTACCCATGATGTGTGAAGGCGTCGCGCTCAATGCAGGCAAAGCCAAACTGGAAGTCTCCGGCAACGTCACGCTGCAAACTATCGCAACTTATGCCCAAACCGGCGTCGATTACATCTCCGTTGGCGCACTGACCAAACATACCCACGCCATGGATCTCTCCATGCGTTTTGTCTAA
- a CDS encoding FIST C-terminal domain-containing protein → MDNNAIEYIPFEEAIIFDLLQRWHNQYPAMGVMALVPEAENQQIPLLQSSCQQLGIPLTGAVFPALVTDDGWRNNGCWLLRLNQQPPSHLFENIPDRTDTAQDIATKLEPFLELADDADKPTLFMMFDSMLPDVGTIVENLYLNLADSVHYAGVNAGSETFQPMPCLFDASKIIPNGVWCMLLPAWAGMLLEHGYPAPDKVISATSAEGNRIISIDWQPAFDVYKQLVLDECGVELSTDNFYQYASYFPLGILQANNEVVVRIPVAIHSDGSIVCVGDVPANTSLVLLHAPPLNESQCVTQICHRLQTDLPEISGWPLLMFYCAARRIHLGGDTLKELTNLKSCTGATQLVGALSLGEIGSRRIWEYPMFHSAALLCGSWKY, encoded by the coding sequence ATGGACAATAACGCAATAGAGTATATTCCATTTGAAGAAGCCATTATTTTTGACCTGCTGCAACGCTGGCACAATCAATACCCGGCAATGGGCGTTATGGCTTTGGTTCCAGAGGCAGAAAACCAGCAGATCCCGCTACTACAAAGCAGCTGTCAACAACTTGGAATTCCGTTAACCGGTGCGGTGTTTCCCGCCTTAGTGACTGATGATGGCTGGCGCAATAACGGCTGCTGGTTATTGCGTCTGAACCAACAGCCACCTAGCCATTTATTTGAAAATATCCCTGATCGAACTGATACAGCGCAAGATATTGCAACAAAACTAGAGCCATTTCTTGAACTTGCCGACGATGCGGATAAACCAACATTATTTATGATGTTTGACAGCATGTTGCCTGATGTTGGTACCATCGTTGAAAACCTCTATCTCAATCTGGCTGACAGCGTACACTATGCTGGCGTTAACGCCGGCAGCGAAACCTTTCAACCCATGCCTTGCTTGTTTGATGCATCTAAAATTATTCCAAACGGGGTCTGGTGTATGTTATTGCCTGCCTGGGCTGGCATGCTTTTAGAGCACGGCTATCCCGCCCCCGATAAAGTGATCAGTGCCACCTCCGCGGAAGGTAACCGCATCATTAGTATCGACTGGCAACCGGCTTTTGACGTTTACAAACAGTTAGTTCTGGATGAATGTGGTGTCGAACTATCTACTGACAATTTTTATCAATATGCCAGTTATTTTCCCCTTGGGATCTTGCAGGCCAATAATGAAGTGGTGGTTCGTATTCCTGTCGCGATACACAGTGATGGCAGCATCGTTTGTGTCGGTGATGTGCCGGCAAATACCTCATTGGTGTTATTACACGCCCCGCCACTTAATGAAAGCCAATGTGTGACGCAAATCTGTCATCGCTTACAAACCGATCTTCCTGAGATTTCAGGCTGGCCATTGCTGATGTTCTATTGTGCCGCCCGCCGCATTCATTTAGGCGGTGACACACTCAAGGAATTAACCAATCTGAAAAGTTGCACTGGTGCCACTCAATTGGTCGGCGCCTTATCACTGGGGGAAATTGGCAGTCGCCGCATTTGGGAATACCCGATGTTTCATAGTGCAGCATTACTTTGCGGTAGTTGGAAATACTGA
- a CDS encoding PAS domain S-box protein, with protein sequence MNREHILSIINDLILTIGRENKLQPLLIKVLQRLMFHTGYPTGLVLLDFETEAGKTKAQLIASIGDRVIQRQNHQFITVPPALLNCDQIKVLPHDVFAELLPQTNRGYQYAMCLPLNHYGMILLLTPELPHNEQMFLHIFQPVLAHLCQSIELCRQSERYQQSLLSARNEAQAELVESHAQIEKERTFLRNLQAAIPDCVWTKDLTGVFLSCNKAFERLVGAPETEIIGKTDYDFVPPEKAAFFRQKDMDAILSRKTCTNEEWVRFANGQLILLETSKTPMFDKQGNLIGVVGIGRDITQSRKMQNALYERREIYSAIVEQASDSIGLVDANTGQFLEFNTAAHQLLGYSREEFAQMCVADIDVSFSIDELHALFESLSNSNGTDFEARHKTKNGEIIDVLVSARPITVHGRRCLATIWSNITHQKQTEEQLRKLSMAVEQSPGSIVITDLNGNIEYVNEAFVRITGWQRDEVIGQNPRVLKSDLTPAATYDAMWATLTEGHTWSGEFINRRKDGSVYNELARIAPIRQPDGQITHYLATKEDITELKRIQTELELHRDNLEELVAKRAAQITELNTQLQQRAEEAEAATQAKSQFLANMSHEIRTPMNSIIGLSHLALGTELTAQQRDYLQKIKGASEHLLAIINEILDLSKIEAGKLHIEQTSFVLSHLIQEVTDLVDQKAKAKNLILQVEISEHIPQQLIGDPLRLKQILLNYASNAIKFTDSGHITLSVTMPHINTEAVQLRFSVQDTGIGLTLEQQQRLFQSFQQADASTTRKYGGTGLGLAISQRLAELMGGEVGVESIYGQGSTFWFTVLLTQATLSSTTADTISSPSLSRAADEAAASQHVTEQTAPIKNNTNQAITNSIVLETTLQQLRVLLSEDNLEAAALFRNQREYLETIFPGQLTLLANAISAFEFDDALFLLAKLQASRIEQ encoded by the coding sequence ATGAACCGTGAACACATACTCTCTATTATCAATGACTTGATTCTCACTATCGGTCGAGAGAATAAGCTGCAACCACTGCTAATCAAAGTATTGCAGCGGTTGATGTTTCATACCGGATACCCGACGGGTCTGGTTTTATTAGATTTTGAGACCGAAGCCGGTAAAACTAAAGCACAACTGATTGCATCTATCGGTGATCGCGTCATACAACGGCAAAACCACCAATTTATCACTGTACCGCCAGCTTTATTGAATTGTGATCAGATTAAAGTGCTGCCACATGATGTATTCGCTGAGTTATTACCTCAGACAAATCGAGGTTATCAATATGCTATGTGTTTGCCGCTGAATCATTACGGCATGATTTTGTTACTGACCCCTGAATTACCTCATAATGAACAAATGTTTCTTCATATCTTTCAACCCGTACTAGCACATCTGTGTCAATCGATAGAATTATGCCGACAAAGTGAACGTTATCAGCAATCTCTGCTTTCAGCGCGTAATGAAGCACAAGCCGAGCTGGTTGAAAGTCATGCACAAATTGAGAAAGAACGAACCTTTCTGCGTAATCTACAAGCCGCAATACCAGATTGTGTCTGGACAAAAGACTTAACCGGCGTATTTCTTTCCTGTAACAAAGCATTTGAACGTTTAGTTGGCGCTCCCGAAACTGAAATCATTGGCAAAACAGATTACGATTTTGTACCGCCGGAAAAGGCCGCATTTTTCCGACAGAAGGATATGGACGCGATACTTAGCAGAAAAACCTGTACGAATGAAGAATGGGTGCGATTTGCCAATGGTCAGTTAATTTTACTCGAGACCAGTAAAACTCCTATGTTCGACAAACAAGGAAACTTGATTGGCGTCGTGGGTATTGGGCGTGACATAACTCAAAGCCGTAAAATGCAAAATGCGTTGTATGAGCGCCGGGAAATCTACAGTGCCATAGTCGAACAGGCCTCTGACTCTATTGGGCTGGTGGATGCCAATACCGGGCAGTTTCTGGAATTTAACACTGCAGCGCATCAGCTACTTGGTTACAGCCGGGAAGAATTTGCGCAAATGTGTGTTGCAGATATCGATGTTTCTTTCAGCATTGACGAATTACATGCGCTGTTTGAATCACTGTCCAACTCGAATGGCACTGATTTTGAAGCACGCCATAAAACGAAAAATGGTGAAATCATTGACGTCTTGGTCAGTGCACGACCCATTACTGTTCACGGCAGACGCTGCCTCGCTACGATCTGGAGCAACATCACCCATCAGAAACAGACCGAAGAACAGCTGCGTAAGTTATCAATGGCCGTGGAACAAAGCCCAGGCAGCATTGTGATCACCGATCTGAATGGCAACATTGAGTATGTCAACGAAGCGTTTGTGCGCATCACCGGCTGGCAACGTGATGAGGTTATTGGCCAAAATCCACGAGTATTAAAATCAGATCTGACTCCGGCAGCAACCTATGATGCGATGTGGGCAACTCTCACCGAAGGCCATACTTGGAGTGGCGAGTTTATCAACCGGCGTAAAGATGGTTCAGTTTACAACGAACTCGCCCGTATCGCGCCGATCCGACAACCTGACGGCCAGATAACCCATTATCTGGCGACCAAAGAAGATATAACCGAACTCAAGCGTATACAAACTGAGTTAGAACTACACCGGGATAATCTCGAAGAACTGGTCGCCAAACGCGCGGCACAGATCACCGAACTCAATACACAGTTACAACAGCGCGCCGAAGAAGCAGAGGCAGCCACCCAGGCGAAAAGCCAATTTCTGGCGAATATGAGTCATGAAATCCGCACGCCCATGAATTCAATTATCGGTCTGTCTCATCTTGCATTAGGCACAGAACTGACAGCGCAACAGCGCGATTATCTGCAGAAAATTAAAGGTGCCAGCGAGCACCTGTTAGCCATTATTAATGAGATCCTCGATCTTTCTAAAATTGAAGCCGGCAAACTGCATATAGAACAAACTTCGTTCGTATTAAGTCATTTAATACAGGAAGTGACTGACTTAGTCGACCAAAAAGCCAAAGCAAAAAACTTAATACTGCAGGTCGAAATTAGTGAACATATTCCGCAACAATTGATCGGTGATCCACTGCGGCTAAAACAGATCCTGCTGAACTATGCCAGCAACGCCATTAAGTTTACTGACTCAGGCCACATTACACTGAGCGTAACCATGCCGCACATAAATACAGAAGCAGTGCAGTTACGGTTCTCTGTGCAAGACACCGGTATTGGTTTGACTCTTGAACAGCAACAACGTCTGTTCCAAAGTTTTCAGCAAGCAGATGCTTCCACCACGCGCAAATATGGCGGCACCGGATTAGGTTTGGCTATCTCGCAGCGTTTAGCAGAATTAATGGGCGGTGAAGTCGGAGTCGAGAGCATTTATGGTCAGGGAAGTACATTCTGGTTTACTGTTTTGTTAACCCAGGCAACGCTCTCATCTACAACGGCTGACACGATATCATCGCCATCACTATCACGCGCCGCCGATGAAGCAGCAGCTTCTCAGCATGTAACCGAACAAACTGCTCCTATTAAAAACAATACTAATCAAGCTATTACCAACTCAATTGTTCTAGAAACAACGTTACAACAATTGCGGGTTTTATTAAGTGAGGATAATTTAGAAGCCGCCGCGCTCTTTCGTAATCAACGCGAATATTTAGAAACCATTTTTCCCGGACAATTAACGCTTCTGGCCAATGCAATCTCCGCATTTGAATTTGATGACGCCTTGTTTTTACTGGCCAAACTGCAAGCCAGTCGCATTGAGCAATAA
- a CDS encoding two-component system response regulator: MQQNGHDKRTLLVIDDIADNLMLMNEILRDSYKVKGANSGERGLRIAFSDTPPDLILLDVMMPDMDGFEVCRRLKAMPQTEHIPIIFVTAKSDTVDEEQGLALGAVDYIVKPISPPIVKARVKTHLALKDAADFLRSKNDYLKQEVERRTAEIIRQSQELHAMQDVTIMAMASLAETRDNETGGHIRRTQTYVKALAERLQSHAHFATLLTEENIDLLYKSAPLHDIGKVGIPDSILLKPGSLTAEEFELMKQHTTLGLDAIVQAENQCGMRVDFLQFAKQIAHSHHERWDGTGYPQGLAGDAIPLPARLMAIADVYDALINKRVYKPPFSHEEAVAIIAAGRGTQFDPEVLDAFIDIEGVFRTIAARFPA; this comes from the coding sequence ATGCAACAAAATGGACACGATAAACGCACCCTGCTGGTAATTGATGATATTGCCGACAACCTGATGCTAATGAATGAAATATTACGAGACAGTTATAAAGTTAAAGGCGCTAACAGCGGAGAGCGCGGGTTACGGATCGCCTTTTCTGATACTCCGCCCGATTTGATCTTACTCGATGTCATGATGCCGGATATGGATGGTTTTGAGGTATGTCGCCGCCTCAAAGCCATGCCGCAGACAGAACATATTCCCATTATTTTTGTGACCGCTAAATCTGACACCGTTGACGAAGAACAAGGTCTCGCATTGGGTGCTGTTGACTACATCGTCAAACCAATCAGCCCACCGATTGTCAAAGCCAGAGTCAAAACACATCTCGCGTTAAAAGATGCGGCAGATTTTTTACGTAGTAAAAATGATTACCTGAAACAAGAAGTCGAACGCCGTACCGCAGAGATCATTCGTCAGTCACAAGAATTACATGCCATGCAAGATGTCACTATCATGGCGATGGCATCGTTAGCGGAAACACGTGATAACGAAACTGGCGGTCATATTCGCCGTACACAAACCTATGTTAAAGCACTCGCTGAACGGCTGCAGTCTCATGCACATTTTGCGACTTTGCTGACCGAAGAAAACATTGATCTGCTGTATAAATCAGCACCATTGCACGATATCGGTAAAGTCGGCATTCCTGACAGTATTTTATTAAAACCTGGCTCACTGACCGCTGAAGAATTTGAGCTCATGAAACAACATACCACCTTGGGTTTAGACGCCATTGTGCAGGCGGAAAATCAATGCGGCATGCGGGTCGATTTTCTGCAATTTGCTAAGCAGATTGCTCATTCGCATCATGAACGCTGGGATGGTACAGGTTATCCACAAGGGCTGGCGGGCGATGCAATCCCCCTTCCTGCACGCCTCATGGCAATTGCCGATGTATATGATGCTCTGATCAATAAACGTGTGTATAAGCCTCCGTTCTCACATGAGGAAGCGGTCGCTATTATTGCTGCTGGACGGGGAACGCAGTTTGATCCGGAAGTGCTCGACGCATTTATCGATATTGAAGGGGTATTCAGAACTATCGCAGCCCGCTTTCCGGCGTGA
- the yidA gene encoding sugar-phosphatase translates to MYKLIALDMDGTLLRGDGTISERTKSAIHQAREKGVKVVLASGRPIEGLERYLTELGLTTDDDYALSYNGALIKNVGTRENICSQLISGKDLHDVYAVSQQIGVNTHAFSTELGLISPKLSHYTAHERDMNGIPLTLIDFNELSEDHPIVKVMLVDEPEILSPGVEQIPTDYYDRFTVVRSAPFFLEILNKNSNKGNGVAMLADYLGITSAEVICVGDAGNDIHMLEYAGLSVAMGNAFDDIKAIADYVTHSNEDDGVAHVIEKFILA, encoded by the coding sequence ATGTATAAGCTGATTGCACTTGATATGGACGGCACGTTGTTACGTGGCGATGGTACGATTTCTGAACGCACCAAGAGTGCTATTCACCAAGCCCGAGAAAAAGGGGTGAAAGTGGTGTTGGCCTCTGGCCGTCCGATTGAAGGGCTGGAGCGCTATCTGACTGAACTGGGACTGACCACCGATGATGATTACGCACTGAGTTATAACGGCGCGCTGATTAAAAATGTCGGTACCCGGGAAAATATCTGCAGTCAGTTGATCAGTGGCAAAGATCTGCATGATGTGTATGCCGTGAGTCAGCAAATTGGCGTCAATACCCATGCATTTTCTACTGAACTCGGTTTGATTTCACCTAAATTAAGTCATTACACTGCGCATGAGCGCGATATGAATGGTATTCCGCTGACACTTATCGATTTTAATGAATTATCAGAAGATCATCCGATCGTGAAAGTTATGCTGGTCGATGAACCAGAAATTTTATCACCGGGCGTTGAGCAAATTCCAACCGATTATTACGATCGTTTTACCGTAGTGCGCAGTGCGCCCTTCTTTTTAGAGATCCTGAACAAGAACAGCAATAAAGGCAATGGCGTTGCTATGCTGGCGGATTACTTAGGTATTACATCGGCAGAAGTGATCTGTGTCGGGGATGCGGGTAATGATATCCACATGCTGGAATATGCGGGTTTGTCAGTAGCAATGGGTAATGCGTTTGATGACATTAAAGCTATTGCCGATTATGTGACCCACTCTAATGAAGATGATGGTGTGGCGCATGTGATTGAGAAATTTATCCTGGCTTGA
- a CDS encoding sodium:alanine symporter family protein, translating to MLHSFLTAVDDFIWGPPLLALLMGTGLYLTIRLGLLQVIRLPLALKLVFFPPKHDDKEGDVSSFAALCTALSATIGTGNIVGVATAVKLGGPGAIFWMWIAAFLGMATKYAEGLLAVRYRQKDANGQMSGGPMYYLEKGLGSKFLACSFALFGIGVALFGIGTFPQVNAIADAAQLAFEVPKWTTGLILAVLVALITVGGIESISRVSTKVVPFMAALYVLTCLGVMYINAEQLPAVIHQILNAAFTTTAATGGFAGATMMLALQAGVARGVFSNESGLGSAPIAAAAAKTDSCVEQGLVCMTGTFFDTIIICTMTGITLVLTGAWQSDVAGTAMTNQAFTQGIGSQLGFYMVNIGLLFFAFTTIIGWNYYGERCTEYLLGVKAIKSYRWVFVLLVAAGAFLHLDLIWIIADIVNGLMAIPNLIGLIGLRHVIAAETFAYFGAKDTTPDDGETEVSL from the coding sequence ATGCTTCATTCATTTCTTACCGCCGTTGATGATTTTATCTGGGGTCCGCCTCTATTAGCTTTGCTGATGGGTACCGGGCTCTATCTCACTATCCGTTTAGGTCTGCTACAGGTCATTCGCCTGCCACTGGCACTAAAATTGGTGTTCTTCCCGCCCAAACATGATGATAAAGAAGGTGATGTATCCAGCTTTGCTGCTTTGTGTACCGCCCTCTCCGCTACTATCGGTACCGGTAATATTGTGGGTGTTGCCACAGCCGTTAAACTGGGTGGCCCAGGTGCTATTTTCTGGATGTGGATAGCAGCCTTCTTAGGCATGGCAACAAAATATGCCGAAGGGCTATTGGCTGTTCGTTATCGCCAAAAAGACGCTAACGGTCAGATGAGTGGCGGCCCTATGTACTATCTGGAAAAAGGCTTAGGCAGTAAATTTCTGGCCTGTTCCTTTGCCTTGTTTGGTATCGGAGTAGCCCTGTTTGGTATCGGTACGTTCCCACAGGTCAATGCTATTGCAGATGCCGCACAGTTGGCTTTTGAAGTACCAAAATGGACAACCGGCCTGATTCTGGCGGTATTGGTCGCATTGATCACCGTGGGTGGGATTGAGTCAATTTCCCGCGTATCAACCAAAGTTGTGCCGTTCATGGCCGCGTTGTATGTACTCACCTGCCTTGGTGTCATGTATATAAATGCAGAACAGCTACCAGCTGTAATTCATCAGATCCTGAATGCTGCGTTTACAACTACAGCCGCTACCGGTGGTTTTGCTGGTGCTACCATGATGCTGGCACTGCAAGCCGGGGTAGCACGCGGAGTGTTCTCTAATGAATCAGGTTTAGGCTCCGCTCCTATTGCAGCGGCTGCAGCAAAAACTGATTCCTGTGTAGAACAGGGTCTGGTCTGCATGACCGGAACTTTCTTTGATACCATCATCATCTGCACTATGACTGGTATTACTTTAGTTCTGACCGGCGCATGGCAATCTGATGTGGCTGGTACCGCGATGACAAACCAGGCTTTCACGCAAGGTATTGGTAGTCAGCTCGGTTTTTATATGGTCAACATCGGTCTGCTGTTCTTTGCCTTCACTACTATCATAGGCTGGAACTACTACGGTGAGCGTTGCACCGAATACCTGCTGGGCGTTAAAGCCATCAAAAGCTACCGCTGGGTCTTCGTCTTGTTGGTTGCAGCTGGTGCATTCCTGCATTTGGATCTGATTTGGATCATTGCCGATATCGTTAACGGTCTGATGGCAATTCCAAATTTGATTGGTTTGATTGGATTGCGTCATGTCATTGCAGCAGAAACTTTTGCTTACTTTGGAGCAAAAGACACAACACCAGACGATGGGGAAACGGAAGTCAGTTTATAA